In bacterium, the following proteins share a genomic window:
- a CDS encoding substrate-binding domain-containing protein → MSQKYRRASRWLAALTAFALVVAACAGDDEDESTTAPPPADAPAAPSDAPEAPPDAPPEAPEPPPAAVAEGFSHDFDWGTFTLNADTAAKAAAGEELNIVVGVSGTAIPIFGAAVRTGMERACEAAQSRIDVDCQLVGPAQPSVVDHVAMLEARLAAGDVDCLALQSHPPEGLVDLVNDYIAAGVPVFTYNTDIEASNRFAFFALQEVAAASINGRVTAELVQAQGLDINQVAMGSGLPNDQWARQRMEGFTKGFTEVFGDADFFNDVDSGLPTGENFTTQEVLDSVGPFMLANPDVNLFFHTDQGVEGVGQVIQNQGRVGQAWTSGFNVSDPILDLIDAGAILVTVDQGFDNQSELATTACVDLLADGQLPESERPVLNPIVITRDGGEGRESTDDARARYAALDAGAPADEPEPAEPDFSLEFDWGTFTLNDGTASKIMSGEELNIVVGVSGTAIPIFGAAVRTGMERACEAAQSRIDVDCQLVGPAQPSVVDHVAMLEARLAAGDVDCLALQSHPPEGLVDLVNDYIAAGVPVFTYNTDIEASNRFAFFALQEVAAASINGRVTAELVQAQGLDINQVAMGSGLPNDQWARQRMEGFTKGFTEVFGDADFFNDVDSGLPTGENFTTQEVLDSVGPFMLANPDVNLFFHTDQGVEGVGQVIQNQGRVGQAWTSGFNVSDPILDLIDAGAILVTVDQGFDNQSELATTACVDLLADGQLPESERPVLNPIVITRDGGEGRESTDDARARYAALG, encoded by the coding sequence ATGTCCCAGAAATACCGACGCGCGAGTCGCTGGCTCGCCGCACTCACCGCCTTCGCGCTCGTCGTGGCGGCTTGCGCCGGCGACGACGAGGACGAGTCGACAACCGCACCGCCTCCGGCGGACGCGCCTGCGGCACCATCCGACGCCCCCGAGGCGCCCCCCGACGCGCCCCCCGAGGCGCCGGAGCCACCACCGGCAGCCGTGGCCGAGGGCTTCAGTCATGATTTCGATTGGGGGACGTTCACGCTGAACGCCGATACGGCTGCGAAGGCTGCGGCCGGGGAGGAGTTGAACATCGTTGTGGGTGTGAGCGGGACGGCGATCCCGATCTTCGGCGCCGCGGTGCGCACCGGCATGGAGCGGGCGTGTGAGGCGGCGCAGAGCCGCATCGACGTGGACTGCCAGTTGGTGGGCCCGGCGCAGCCGAGCGTGGTGGATCACGTGGCGATGCTGGAGGCCCGGCTGGCCGCCGGCGACGTGGACTGCCTGGCGCTGCAGTCCCACCCGCCGGAGGGCCTGGTGGACCTGGTGAACGACTACATCGCCGCGGGCGTCCCGGTGTTCACCTACAACACCGACATCGAGGCGTCGAACCGCTTCGCGTTCTTCGCCCTCCAGGAGGTCGCCGCGGCGTCCATCAACGGCCGGGTGACCGCCGAGTTGGTGCAGGCCCAGGGCCTGGACATCAACCAGGTGGCCATGGGCAGCGGCCTGCCGAACGATCAGTGGGCCCGCCAGCGCATGGAGGGCTTCACCAAGGGCTTCACCGAGGTGTTCGGTGACGCCGACTTCTTCAACGACGTGGACTCGGGATTGCCGACCGGTGAGAACTTCACCACCCAGGAGGTGCTGGACTCGGTGGGACCGTTCATGCTGGCGAACCCGGACGTGAACCTGTTCTTCCACACCGACCAGGGCGTCGAAGGCGTCGGCCAGGTCATCCAGAACCAGGGCCGCGTCGGCCAGGCGTGGACCTCGGGCTTCAACGTGAGCGACCCGATCCTGGACCTCATCGACGCCGGGGCGATCCTGGTGACGGTGGATCAGGGCTTCGACAACCAATCGGAGCTGGCCACCACGGCGTGCGTGGACCTGCTCGCCGACGGGCAACTGCCCGAGAGCGAACGCCCCGTCCTCAACCCCATCGTCATCACCCGCGACGGCGGCGAGGGACGCGAATCCACCGACGACGCCCGCGCCCGCTACGCCGCACTCGACGCCGGCGCACCGGCCGACGAGCCCGAGCCCGCCGAGCCCGACTTCAGCCTGGAGTTCGATTGGGGGACGTTCACGCTGAACGACGGCACCGCCTCCAAGATCATGAGCGGTGAGGAGTTGAACATCGTTGTGGGTGTGAGCGGGACGGCGATCCCGATCTTCGGCGCCGCGGTGCGCACCGGCATGGAGCGGGCGTGTGAGGCGGCGCAGAGCCGCATCGACGTGGACTGCCAGTTGGTGGGCCCGGCGCAGCCGAGCGTGGTGGATCACGTGGCGATGCTGGAGGCCCGGCTGGCCGCCGGCGACGTGGACTGCCTGGCGCTGCAGTCCCACCCGCCGGAGGGCCTGGTGGACCTGGTGAACGACTACATCGCCGCGGGCGTCCCGGTGTTCACCTACAACACCGACATCGAGGCGTCGAACCGCTTCGCGTTCTTCGCCCTCCAGGAGGTCGCCGCGGCGTCCATCAACGGCCGGGTGACCGCCGAGTTGGTGCAGGCCCAGGGCCTGGACATCAACCAGGTGGCCATGGGCAGCGGCCTGCCGAACGATCAGTGGGCCCGCCAGCGCATGGAGGGCTTCACCAAGGGCTTCACCGAGGTGTTCGGTGACGCCGACTTCTTCAACGACGTGGACTCGGGATTGCCGACCGGTGAGAACTTCACCACCCAGGAGGTGCTGGACTCGGTGGGACCGTTCATGCTGGCGAACCCGGACGTGAACCTGTTCTTCCACACCGACCAGGGCGTCGAAGGCGTCGGCCAGGTCATCCAGAACCAGGGCCGCGTCGGCCAGGCGTGGACCTCGGGCTTCAACGTGAGCGACCCGATCCTGGACCTCATCGACGCCGGGGCGATCCTGGTGACGGTGGATCAGGGCTTCGACAACCAATCGGAGCTGGCCACCACGGCGTGCGTGGACCTGCTCGCCGACGGGCAACTGCCCGAGAGCGAACGCCCCGTCCTCAACCCCATCGTCATCACCCGCGACGGCGGCGAGGGACGCGAATCCACCGACGACGCCCGCGCCCGCTACGCCGCACTCGGCTGA
- a CDS encoding ABC transporter permease, with translation MADIGSRGDHVGAAPAAPSGGRSLLWRTSGLAAAIVLVGLFFWTQKPAFLSLGVILTMIRSMVSLGIIAMAQMLALLAGELDLAVGALYGLAANTLAAFWLGEGLAPTSLHLAWALLITLGVMLAAGGITAYATTVLRIPSFIATLGMFSIAQGIELFLGNAGNFNPQYSATPPPEGQVSFFRTLGSSELPFGIPIQVVWLVGVAIVFYVLRHKTVFGFRLAAIGENPEAATAATLKVGRYKSIVLMITALASGLAGLLDFSYTGSIGPASGLGLTFPVFAAVVIGGSSLSGGKGTVIGALLGALLLAELRTGLAVLGAGDRVQLVFVGTITIVAVALDHVTSRRQGRSFPSLQRGNAAGSGETAAGAG, from the coding sequence ATGGCGGACATCGGCAGCAGAGGCGACCACGTCGGAGCGGCGCCGGCGGCGCCGTCCGGCGGCCGGAGCCTGCTCTGGCGGACCTCGGGTCTGGCGGCGGCCATCGTTTTGGTCGGGCTGTTCTTCTGGACGCAGAAGCCGGCGTTCCTGAGCCTGGGCGTCATCCTGACCATGATCCGGTCGATGGTGTCGCTGGGCATCATCGCCATGGCCCAGATGCTGGCGCTGCTGGCCGGCGAGCTGGACCTGGCGGTGGGGGCGCTGTACGGGCTGGCGGCGAACACGCTGGCGGCGTTCTGGCTGGGCGAGGGCCTGGCGCCGACCTCGCTGCACCTCGCCTGGGCGCTGCTGATCACCCTCGGCGTCATGCTGGCGGCCGGCGGCATCACCGCCTATGCCACCACCGTGCTGCGGATCCCCTCGTTCATCGCCACGCTGGGGATGTTCAGCATCGCCCAGGGGATCGAACTCTTCCTGGGCAACGCAGGCAATTTCAATCCCCAGTACAGCGCCACGCCGCCACCGGAGGGTCAGGTCAGCTTCTTCCGGACCCTCGGCTCGTCGGAGTTGCCGTTCGGCATCCCGATTCAGGTGGTCTGGCTGGTGGGGGTGGCGATCGTGTTCTACGTGTTGCGCCACAAGACGGTCTTCGGCTTCCGCCTGGCGGCAATCGGGGAGAACCCCGAGGCCGCCACCGCCGCCACACTCAAGGTGGGGCGCTACAAGTCCATCGTCCTGATGATCACGGCGCTGGCCTCCGGGCTGGCCGGCCTCCTGGACTTCAGCTACACCGGATCGATCGGGCCCGCATCGGGTCTGGGGCTCACGTTCCCTGTCTTCGCCGCGGTCGTGATCGGCGGCTCGAGCCTCTCGGGAGGCAAAGGGACCGTCATCGGCGCCCTGCTGGGTGCCCTGCTGCTCGCCGAACTGCGCACCGGCCTCGCTGTGTTGGGAGCCGGCGATCGCGTGCAGTTGGTCTTCGTCGGCACCATCACCATCGTGGCGGTGGCGCTCGACCACGTCACCAGCCGCCGGCAGGGGCGGAGTTTCCCGTCGCTCCAGCGGGGCAACGCCGCCGGGTCCGGCGAGACCGCGGCCGGCGCCGGCTGA
- a CDS encoding thiamine pyrophosphate-dependent dehydrogenase E1 component subunit alpha, with product MRLIRRFEETCVDLVKDNEIAAVVHESIGQEAVAAGVTAALGPQDYLTSTHRGHGHILGRGADPTRVMAELMGRTTGTNRGRGGSMHVGAPDLGILGANGIVGAGTPIAVGATWAARTAGGDAVCAAFFGDGAINQGVVHEAMNLAVIWEVPVVFCCENNLYAVTTPLSNMTGAPITERAGGVGMPVCSVDGMDPGAVHDAMSESIATGRRDGTPSFVEFRTYRYSGHHTAEAATGVEYRSETEMEAWRQRDPLVTWPERLAAHGILDAAGKEAIDGEVEALITESVTFARNSPWPEPTEVLDLAYASGTGADFPSHTWGGS from the coding sequence ATGCGGCTCATCCGGCGTTTCGAGGAGACCTGCGTGGACCTCGTCAAGGACAACGAGATCGCAGCCGTGGTCCACGAGTCGATCGGGCAGGAAGCGGTCGCTGCCGGCGTCACGGCGGCGCTCGGACCCCAGGACTACCTCACCAGCACCCACCGAGGCCACGGCCACATTCTCGGCAGGGGCGCCGACCCCACACGGGTCATGGCCGAGTTGATGGGACGCACCACCGGCACCAACCGGGGCCGGGGCGGCTCGATGCACGTGGGCGCTCCCGACCTGGGAATCCTCGGCGCCAACGGCATCGTAGGGGCCGGCACGCCCATCGCGGTGGGCGCCACCTGGGCGGCCCGGACAGCCGGCGGCGACGCGGTCTGCGCCGCCTTCTTCGGCGACGGCGCCATCAACCAGGGAGTGGTGCACGAGGCGATGAACCTGGCCGTGATCTGGGAGGTGCCGGTCGTCTTCTGCTGTGAGAACAACCTGTACGCCGTGACGACCCCGCTGTCGAACATGACCGGCGCCCCGATCACCGAGCGAGCCGGAGGCGTCGGGATGCCCGTGTGCTCGGTCGACGGCATGGATCCCGGGGCCGTCCACGACGCCATGAGCGAGAGCATCGCCACGGGCCGCCGCGACGGCACGCCCTCGTTCGTCGAGTTCCGCACCTACCGGTACTCCGGCCATCACACCGCCGAGGCCGCGACCGGCGTGGAGTACCGCAGTGAGACCGAGATGGAGGCCTGGCGGCAGAGGGACCCCCTCGTGACCTGGCCCGAACGCCTCGCCGCGCACGGCATCCTCGACGCCGCCGGCAAGGAGGCCATCGACGGCGAGGTCGAGGCACTCATCACAGAGTCCGTGACATTCGCCCGCAACAGCCCCTGGCCCGAGCCGACCGAGGTGCTGGACCTCGCGTACGCCAGCGGCACCGGAGCGGATTTCCCGAGCCACACGTGGGGTGGGAGCTGA
- a CDS encoding alpha-ketoacid dehydrogenase subunit beta produces the protein MARLRYLEALRKALRDEMIRDDNVIVLGEDVEAGARGMTTGLREEFGAERVKDTPISEAGFVGFATGAALVGKRPVVEFQINTMIFQSFDQVVNQAAKFHLMSGGEFKVPVTYVFAASGAAFGNAAQHSDHPYPYLLHAGVKTVIPATADDAYGLMLSAIRDDDPVALFSPALIQGRRAEVPDEPTAVPLGVGRVRRSGGDVTVVAAGSTVPVALKVADKLATEGIELEIWDPRSLLPLDRGGIARSVTKTGRLAIIDDANRTCGFAAEVAAFAATELFGDLRAPIQRVTRADVPISFSLPLEAAALPTAETLEKAIRATLEGSTP, from the coding sequence ATGGCCCGCCTGCGCTATCTCGAGGCGTTGCGCAAGGCCCTGCGCGACGAGATGATCCGCGACGACAACGTGATCGTCCTGGGCGAGGACGTGGAGGCCGGGGCGCGCGGCATGACCACGGGCCTGCGCGAGGAGTTCGGGGCAGAGCGGGTCAAGGACACGCCGATCTCCGAAGCGGGATTCGTGGGGTTCGCCACCGGGGCCGCGCTGGTCGGCAAGCGTCCGGTGGTGGAGTTCCAGATCAACACCATGATCTTCCAATCCTTCGACCAGGTCGTGAACCAGGCGGCCAAGTTCCACCTCATGAGCGGGGGTGAGTTCAAGGTTCCGGTCACGTACGTCTTCGCAGCGTCGGGCGCCGCCTTCGGGAACGCCGCGCAGCACAGCGATCACCCCTACCCGTACCTGTTGCACGCCGGTGTCAAGACCGTCATCCCCGCCACGGCCGACGATGCCTACGGGTTGATGCTGTCGGCGATCCGAGACGACGATCCGGTGGCACTGTTCTCGCCGGCGCTCATCCAGGGACGCCGGGCAGAGGTGCCCGACGAGCCCACCGCCGTGCCGTTGGGGGTCGGGCGCGTCCGGCGCTCCGGGGGCGACGTCACCGTTGTCGCCGCCGGGAGCACGGTTCCCGTCGCACTGAAGGTCGCCGACAAGTTGGCGACGGAGGGAATCGAACTGGAGATCTGGGACCCTCGCAGCCTCCTCCCGCTGGACCGCGGTGGGATCGCGCGCTCGGTGACCAAGACGGGCCGGCTGGCCATCATCGACGACGCCAACCGCACGTGCGGGTTCGCCGCCGAGGTGGCCGCGTTCGCGGCCACCGAACTCTTCGGCGACTTGCGGGCACCGATCCAGCGGGTCACCCGCGCCGACGTACCGATATCGTTCTCCCTCCCTCTCGAGGCGGCAGCCCTGCCGACGGCCGAGACGCTTGAGAAGGCGATCAGAGCCACTCTCGAGGGGAGCACGCCGTGA
- a CDS encoding aspartate aminotransferase family protein, protein MSERPPVQVPGPRSGELIARWERVEGAVTGRQAPVAWERASGVTVWDADGNEYLDWTSGVLVTNVGHAHPRLVAAVQEASGDLLNSYEFPTRRRVEAGEALLAHLPDHLDRCFFLTTGSEAVEATMRLMKRHSGAYEVIGFHGAFHGRTAASAALGGLPVTKHGFGPTMPGVIQVPYPYAYRSPVAGGPAELIDYCMDRLDEAVRANSTGSLAGLIVEPYLGTAGFIFPPEGYLAELQNWARQRGILFGTDEVQSGYGRTGRMWAFEWDGLQPDVVAIGKGLGSGYPVSAIAARADLFGALERGDMSSSMGGNPVSSAAVTEVLGIMDDEQLVDNAFKMGAVMLERLREVQDRSAFVGDVRGRGLVMGLEIVADKGTKEPSRQITLQLLDRAAGRGLLIGAVGMFGNVVRVAPPLCITEAEVHESVDRLAAALGDIVT, encoded by the coding sequence GTGAGCGAGCGTCCGCCGGTGCAGGTGCCCGGTCCTCGCTCGGGCGAACTCATCGCCCGCTGGGAGCGGGTCGAGGGCGCCGTGACCGGCCGCCAGGCGCCGGTGGCCTGGGAGCGGGCCTCCGGTGTCACCGTCTGGGACGCCGACGGCAACGAGTACCTGGACTGGACGAGCGGTGTGCTGGTCACCAACGTGGGCCACGCCCACCCGAGGCTGGTGGCCGCCGTACAGGAGGCCAGCGGCGACCTGCTCAACAGTTACGAGTTCCCGACACGCCGCCGCGTGGAGGCCGGGGAGGCGCTGCTGGCCCATCTGCCGGACCACCTGGACCGCTGCTTCTTCCTGACCACGGGCAGCGAGGCCGTCGAAGCCACCATGCGCCTCATGAAGCGCCACAGCGGCGCGTATGAGGTGATCGGCTTCCACGGGGCCTTTCACGGCCGCACCGCCGCCTCGGCGGCCCTCGGTGGCCTGCCCGTCACCAAGCACGGGTTCGGGCCGACGATGCCCGGGGTGATCCAGGTGCCCTATCCCTACGCCTATCGCAGCCCGGTGGCAGGCGGCCCGGCCGAACTCATCGACTACTGCATGGACCGCCTCGACGAGGCTGTGCGCGCCAACTCCACCGGATCGCTGGCCGGCCTGATCGTGGAGCCCTACCTGGGCACGGCCGGTTTCATCTTCCCGCCCGAGGGCTACCTGGCGGAGCTGCAGAACTGGGCCCGGCAACGGGGAATCCTCTTCGGCACCGACGAGGTGCAGAGCGGCTACGGGCGCACGGGCCGGATGTGGGCGTTCGAATGGGACGGCCTGCAACCCGATGTGGTGGCCATCGGCAAGGGGCTGGGCTCGGGCTATCCGGTCTCGGCGATAGCGGCCCGGGCGGACCTGTTCGGGGCCCTGGAGCGCGGCGACATGAGCTCGTCGATGGGTGGGAACCCTGTCAGCTCGGCGGCCGTGACCGAGGTGCTGGGCATCATGGACGACGAGCAACTCGTCGACAACGCCTTCAAGATGGGGGCGGTGATGCTGGAGCGCCTGCGCGAGGTGCAGGACCGCAGCGCCTTCGTGGGCGACGTCCGGGGGCGGGGGCTCGTCATGGGGTTGGAGATCGTCGCAGACAAGGGGACCAAGGAACCGAGTCGCCAGATCACCCTGCAACTGCTCGACAGAGCCGCCGGGCGAGGCCTGCTCATCGGGGCGGTCGGCATGTTCGGCAACGTGGTGCGGGTGGCGCCGCCGCTGTGCATCACCGAGGCCGAGGTGCACGAGAGCGTCGACCGGCTGGCCGCCGCGCTCGGCGACATCGTCACCTAG
- a CDS encoding lipoyl domain-containing protein — translation MTEIRVPKMGPTTVEVEVMELLVSEGQPIAEGDPVAEVETEKTTVTIEATAAGIVTEILVAVGDICEIGEVLCTVETEG, via the coding sequence GTGACCGAGATCCGCGTGCCGAAGATGGGTCCGACGACAGTCGAGGTGGAGGTGATGGAACTGCTCGTGAGCGAGGGTCAGCCGATCGCCGAGGGCGACCCCGTCGCCGAGGTGGAGACCGAGAAGACGACCGTGACCATCGAAGCGACCGCGGCGGGAATCGTGACGGAGATCCTCGTGGCCGTCGGTGACATCTGCGAGATCGGCGAGGTGCTCTGCACCGTGGAGACGGAGGGTTGA
- the gcvT gene encoding glycine cleavage system aminomethyltransferase GcvT, whose product MGGDAEPANEGGLRKLALRERHEAAGARFAPFAGWEMPLQYQGTVREHEAVRERVGLFDVSHLGRVWLQGPRSASLLRSVTTFDVTTLEAGKAHYSLYCNEAGGIDDDVFVYHLPGERWLIVHNAANAVADFERLRSVADDAADVTGDTAMLAVQGPDAIGLLGKVLAGGIAELSPRDCVELDWNGAPVLFARTGYTGEDGGECIVDAGHAGAFWDALTDGGATPVGLGARDTLRLEAALPLHGNDIDANTHPYEAGLGFAVSLDDGAPFTGREALTEAKARSRTRRLGHVAARGRGVPRAGHAVRVPGGETVARLTSGGYSPTMGLGIGMAYLPAEFASPGVSLEVDVRGRALPVEVVRRPFYRKARNS is encoded by the coding sequence ATGGGCGGAGACGCCGAGCCCGCCAACGAGGGCGGGCTGCGCAAGCTGGCACTGCGCGAGCGCCATGAGGCGGCCGGTGCCCGCTTCGCACCTTTTGCCGGCTGGGAGATGCCGCTGCAGTACCAGGGCACGGTGCGCGAGCACGAGGCCGTGCGCGAGCGGGTCGGCCTCTTCGACGTGTCGCACCTCGGACGGGTCTGGCTGCAGGGACCGCGATCGGCTTCGTTGCTGCGCTCGGTGACGACCTTCGACGTCACCACCCTAGAGGCGGGCAAGGCGCACTACTCGCTCTACTGCAACGAGGCCGGCGGCATCGACGACGACGTCTTCGTCTACCACCTGCCCGGCGAGCGCTGGCTGATCGTTCACAACGCGGCCAACGCAGTGGCGGACTTCGAGCGGTTGCGCTCCGTCGCCGACGACGCCGCCGACGTGACCGGGGACACGGCGATGCTCGCCGTACAGGGACCCGATGCGATCGGCCTGCTCGGCAAAGTCCTCGCTGGAGGCATCGCCGAGCTGTCGCCGCGCGACTGTGTGGAGTTGGACTGGAACGGTGCACCGGTGCTCTTCGCCCGGACGGGCTACACGGGCGAGGACGGTGGTGAGTGCATCGTCGACGCCGGCCACGCCGGCGCGTTCTGGGACGCGCTCACCGACGGCGGGGCCACGCCGGTCGGTCTCGGCGCACGCGACACGCTGCGGCTCGAGGCGGCGCTGCCGCTGCACGGCAACGACATCGACGCCAACACGCACCCCTACGAAGCCGGGCTCGGTTTCGCGGTGAGCCTCGACGACGGCGCGCCGTTCACGGGCCGGGAGGCGCTCACCGAGGCGAAGGCCCGGTCCCGCACGCGGCGTCTCGGCCACGTGGCGGCTCGCGGGCGCGGCGTGCCGCGCGCCGGTCACGCGGTGCGCGTGCCCGGCGGCGAGACGGTGGCACGCCTCACCAGCGGGGGCTACAGCCCGACCATGGGTCTCGGCATCGGCATGGCCTACCTCCCCGCCGAGTTTGCGAGCCCCGGGGTCTCCCTCGAAGTCGATGTGCGCGGCCGCGCCCTCCCCGTCGAGGTCGTGCGCCGCCCCTTCTACCGGAAAGCGAGGAACTCGTGA
- the gcvH gene encoding glycine cleavage system protein GcvH, which yields MTTGSDTPGDLLYTASHEWLRRDPARPGEAVVGITDFAQDQLGDVVYLDLPAAGTPVSAGETCGEIESTKTVAELYAPVDCEVIAVNGELEDAPELVNESPYGEGWLIRVRIAEEAELADLLDAAGYRAEIEAN from the coding sequence GTGACGACCGGCAGCGACACACCCGGTGACCTCCTCTACACGGCCAGCCACGAGTGGCTGCGCCGTGACCCCGCCAGACCGGGCGAGGCTGTCGTCGGCATCACGGACTTCGCCCAGGACCAACTCGGCGACGTGGTCTACCTCGATCTCCCGGCCGCGGGGACGCCGGTCAGCGCCGGTGAGACCTGCGGCGAGATCGAGTCCACCAAGACCGTCGCCGAGCTCTACGCCCCGGTCGACTGCGAGGTGATCGCGGTGAACGGGGAGCTTGAGGACGCCCCGGAACTGGTCAACGAGTCGCCCTACGGCGAGGGATGGCTGATCCGCGTCCGCATCGCGGAGGAGGCCGAGTTGGCGGACCTGCTCGACGCCGCCGGGTACCGGGCGGAGATCGAGGCGAACTGA